A stretch of Rhinopithecus roxellana isolate Shanxi Qingling chromosome 12, ASM756505v1, whole genome shotgun sequence DNA encodes these proteins:
- the MUTYH gene encoding adenine DNA glycosylase isoform X8, which produces MTPLVSRLSRLWAIMRKPRAAVGSGHRKQAASQEGRQKHAKSNSQAKPSACDDCCVPRPWYPGYAGMIPECPGAPAGLARQPEEVVLQASVSPYHLFRDVAEVTAFRGSLLSWYDQEKRDLPWRRRAEDEVDPDRRAYAVWVSEVMLQQTQVATVINYYTGWMQKWPTLQDLASASLEEVNQLWAGLGYYSRGRRLQEGARKVVEELGGHMPRTAETLQQLLPGVGRYTAGAIASIAFGQATGVVDGNVARVLCRVRAIGADPSSTLVSQRLWGLAQQLVDPARPGDFNQAAMELGATVCTPQRPLCSQCPVQSLCRARQRVEREQLLASWSLSGSPDVEECGLLAGLWEFPSVTWEPSEQLQRKALLQELQRWAGPLPATRLRHLGEVVHTFSHIKLTYQVYGLALEGQTPVTTVPAGARWLTQEEFHTAAVSTAMKKVFRVYQGQQPGTCKGSKRSQVSSPCSRKKPCMGQQVLDNFFRPHISTDAPNLNSAAQ; this is translated from the exons ATGACACCGCTCGTCTCCCGCCTGAGTCGTCTGTGG GCCATCATGAGGAAGCCACGAGCAGCCGTGGGAAGTGGTCACAGGAAGCAGGCAGCCAGCCAGGAAGGGAGGCAGAAGCATGCTAAGAGCAACAGTCAGGCCAAGCCTTCTGCCTGTGATG actgctgtgtccCAAGACCCTGGTACCCAGGCTATGCAGGGATGATTCCTGAGTGTCCTGGGGCCCCAGCAGGCCTGGCCAGGCAGCCGGAAGAGGTGGTATTGCAGGCCTCTGTCTCCCCATACCATCTATTCAGAGACGTAGCTGAAGTCACAGCCTTCCGAGGGAGCCTGCTAAGCTGGTACGACCAAGAGAAGCGGGACTTACCATGGAGAAGACGG GCAGAAGATGAGGTGGACCCGGACAGGCGGGCATATGCTG TGTGGGTCTCAGAGGTCATGCTGCAGCAGACCCAGGTTGCCACTGTGATCAACTACTATACCGGATGGATGCAG AAGTGGCCTACACTGCAGGACCTGGCCAGTGCTTCCCTGGAG GAGGTGAATCAGCTCTGGGCTGGCCTGGGCTACTATTCTCGTGGCCGGCGGCTGCAGGAGGGAGCTCGGAAG GTGGTAGAGGAGCTAGGGGGCCACATGCCACGTACAGCAGAGACCCTGCAGCAGCTCCTGCCCGGCGTGGGGCGCTACACAGCTGGGGCCATTGCCTCTATTGCCTTTGGCCAG gcaacCGGTGTGGTGGATGGCAACGTAGCACGGGTGCTGTGCCGTGTCCGAGCCATTGGTGCTGATCCCAGCAGCACCCTTGTTTCCCAGCGGCTCTG GGGTCTAGCCCAGCAGCTGGTGGACCCAGCCCGGCCAGGAGATTTCAACCAAGCAGCCATGGAGCTAGGGGCCACAGTGTGTACCCCACAGCGCCCACTGTGCAGCCAGTGCCCTGTGCAGAGCCTGTGCCGGGCACGTCAGAGA GTGGAGCGGGAACAGCTCTTAGCCTCATGGAGCCTGTCGGGCAGTCCTGATGTGGAGGAGTGTG GTCTGCTGGCAGGACTGTGGGAGTTCCCGTCCGTTACCTGGGAGCCCTCAGAGCAGCTTCAGCGCAAGGCCCTGCTGCAGGAACTACAGCGTTGGGCTGGGCCCCTCCCAGCCACGCGCCTCCGGCACCTTGGGGAG GTTGTCCACACCTTCTCTCACATCAAGCTGACATATCAAGTATATGGTCTGGCCTTGGAAGGGCAGACCCCAGTGACCACCGTACCAGCAGGCGCTCGCTGGCTGACCCAGGAGGAATTTCACACCGCAGCTGTTTCCACCGCCATGAAAAAG GTTTTCCGTGTGTATCAGGGCCAACAGCCAGGGACCTGCAAG GGTTCCAAAAGGTCCCAGGTGTCCTCTCCGTGCAGTCGGAAAAAGCCCTGCATGGGCCAGCAAGTCCTGGATAATTTCTTTCGGCCTCACATCTCCACTGATGCACCCAACCTCAACAGTGCAGCCCAGTGA
- the MUTYH gene encoding adenine DNA glycosylase isoform X2 produces the protein MRKPRAAVGSGHRKQAASQEGRQKHAKSNSQAKPSACDDCCVPRPWYPGYAGMIPECPGAPAGLARQPEEVVLQASVSPYHLFRDVAEVTAFRGSLLSWYDQEKRDLPWRRRAEDEVDPDRRAYAVWVSEVMLQQTQVATVINYYTGWMQKWPTLQDLASASLEEVNQLWAGLGYYSRGRRLQEGARKVVEELGGHMPRTAETLQQLLPGVGRYTAGAIASIAFGQATGVVDGNVARVLCRVRAIGADPSSTLVSQRLWGLAQQLVDPARPGDFNQAAMELGATVCTPQRPLCSQCPVQSLCRARQRVEREQLLASWSLSGSPDVEECAPNTGQCQLCLPASEPWDQTLGVVNFPRKASRKPPREESSATCVLEQPGALGGAQILLVQRPNSGLLAGLWEFPSVTWEPSEQLQRKALLQELQRWAGPLPATRLRHLGEVVHTFSHIKLTYQVYGLALEGQTPVTTVPAGARWLTQEEFHTAAVSTAMKKVFRVYQGQQPGTCKGSKRSQVSSPCSRKKPCMGQQVLDNFFRPHISTDAPNLNSAAQ, from the exons ATGAGGAAGCCACGAGCAGCCGTGGGAAGTGGTCACAGGAAGCAGGCAGCCAGCCAGGAAGGGAGGCAGAAGCATGCTAAGAGCAACAGTCAGGCCAAGCCTTCTGCCTGTGATG actgctgtgtccCAAGACCCTGGTACCCAGGCTATGCAGGGATGATTCCTGAGTGTCCTGGGGCCCCAGCAGGCCTGGCCAGGCAGCCGGAAGAGGTGGTATTGCAGGCCTCTGTCTCCCCATACCATCTATTCAGAGACGTAGCTGAAGTCACAGCCTTCCGAGGGAGCCTGCTAAGCTGGTACGACCAAGAGAAGCGGGACTTACCATGGAGAAGACGG GCAGAAGATGAGGTGGACCCGGACAGGCGGGCATATGCTG TGTGGGTCTCAGAGGTCATGCTGCAGCAGACCCAGGTTGCCACTGTGATCAACTACTATACCGGATGGATGCAG AAGTGGCCTACACTGCAGGACCTGGCCAGTGCTTCCCTGGAG GAGGTGAATCAGCTCTGGGCTGGCCTGGGCTACTATTCTCGTGGCCGGCGGCTGCAGGAGGGAGCTCGGAAG GTGGTAGAGGAGCTAGGGGGCCACATGCCACGTACAGCAGAGACCCTGCAGCAGCTCCTGCCCGGCGTGGGGCGCTACACAGCTGGGGCCATTGCCTCTATTGCCTTTGGCCAG gcaacCGGTGTGGTGGATGGCAACGTAGCACGGGTGCTGTGCCGTGTCCGAGCCATTGGTGCTGATCCCAGCAGCACCCTTGTTTCCCAGCGGCTCTG GGGTCTAGCCCAGCAGCTGGTGGACCCAGCCCGGCCAGGAGATTTCAACCAAGCAGCCATGGAGCTAGGGGCCACAGTGTGTACCCCACAGCGCCCACTGTGCAGCCAGTGCCCTGTGCAGAGCCTGTGCCGGGCACGTCAGAGA GTGGAGCGGGAACAGCTCTTAGCCTCATGGAGCCTGTCGGGCAGTCCTGATGTGGAGGAGTGTG CTCCCAACACTGGACAGTGCCAGTTGTGCCTGCCTGCTTCAGAGCCCTGGGACCAGACCCTGGGAGTGGTCAACTTCCCCAGAAAGGCCAGCCGCAAGCCTCCCAGGGAGGAGAGCTCTGCCACCTGTGTTCTGGAACAGCCTGGGGCCCTTGGGGGTGCCCAAATTCTGCTGGTGCAGAGGCCCAACTCAG GTCTGCTGGCAGGACTGTGGGAGTTCCCGTCCGTTACCTGGGAGCCCTCAGAGCAGCTTCAGCGCAAGGCCCTGCTGCAGGAACTACAGCGTTGGGCTGGGCCCCTCCCAGCCACGCGCCTCCGGCACCTTGGGGAG GTTGTCCACACCTTCTCTCACATCAAGCTGACATATCAAGTATATGGTCTGGCCTTGGAAGGGCAGACCCCAGTGACCACCGTACCAGCAGGCGCTCGCTGGCTGACCCAGGAGGAATTTCACACCGCAGCTGTTTCCACCGCCATGAAAAAG GTTTTCCGTGTGTATCAGGGCCAACAGCCAGGGACCTGCAAG GGTTCCAAAAGGTCCCAGGTGTCCTCTCCGTGCAGTCGGAAAAAGCCCTGCATGGGCCAGCAAGTCCTGGATAATTTCTTTCGGCCTCACATCTCCACTGATGCACCCAACCTCAACAGTGCAGCCCAGTGA
- the MUTYH gene encoding adenine DNA glycosylase isoform X9 has product MLRATVRPSLLPVMAEDEVDPDRRAYAVWVSEVMLQQTQVATVINYYTGWMQKWPTLQDLASASLEEVNQLWAGLGYYSRGRRLQEGARKVVEELGGHMPRTAETLQQLLPGVGRYTAGAIASIAFGQATGVVDGNVARVLCRVRAIGADPSSTLVSQRLWGLAQQLVDPARPGDFNQAAMELGATVCTPQRPLCSQCPVQSLCRARQRVEREQLLASWSLSGSPDVEECAPNTGQCQLCLPASEPWDQTLGVVNFPRKASRKPPREESSATCVLEQPGALGGAQILLVQRPNSGLLAGLWEFPSVTWEPSEQLQRKALLQELQRWAGPLPATRLRHLGEVVHTFSHIKLTYQVYGLALEGQTPVTTVPAGARWLTQEEFHTAAVSTAMKKVFRVYQGQQPGTCKGSKRSQVSSPCSRKKPCMGQQVLDNFFRPHISTDAPNLNSAAQ; this is encoded by the exons ATGCTAAGAGCAACAGTCAGGCCAAGCCTTCTGCCTGTGATG GCAGAAGATGAGGTGGACCCGGACAGGCGGGCATATGCTG TGTGGGTCTCAGAGGTCATGCTGCAGCAGACCCAGGTTGCCACTGTGATCAACTACTATACCGGATGGATGCAG AAGTGGCCTACACTGCAGGACCTGGCCAGTGCTTCCCTGGAG GAGGTGAATCAGCTCTGGGCTGGCCTGGGCTACTATTCTCGTGGCCGGCGGCTGCAGGAGGGAGCTCGGAAG GTGGTAGAGGAGCTAGGGGGCCACATGCCACGTACAGCAGAGACCCTGCAGCAGCTCCTGCCCGGCGTGGGGCGCTACACAGCTGGGGCCATTGCCTCTATTGCCTTTGGCCAG gcaacCGGTGTGGTGGATGGCAACGTAGCACGGGTGCTGTGCCGTGTCCGAGCCATTGGTGCTGATCCCAGCAGCACCCTTGTTTCCCAGCGGCTCTG GGGTCTAGCCCAGCAGCTGGTGGACCCAGCCCGGCCAGGAGATTTCAACCAAGCAGCCATGGAGCTAGGGGCCACAGTGTGTACCCCACAGCGCCCACTGTGCAGCCAGTGCCCTGTGCAGAGCCTGTGCCGGGCACGTCAGAGA GTGGAGCGGGAACAGCTCTTAGCCTCATGGAGCCTGTCGGGCAGTCCTGATGTGGAGGAGTGTG CTCCCAACACTGGACAGTGCCAGTTGTGCCTGCCTGCTTCAGAGCCCTGGGACCAGACCCTGGGAGTGGTCAACTTCCCCAGAAAGGCCAGCCGCAAGCCTCCCAGGGAGGAGAGCTCTGCCACCTGTGTTCTGGAACAGCCTGGGGCCCTTGGGGGTGCCCAAATTCTGCTGGTGCAGAGGCCCAACTCAG GTCTGCTGGCAGGACTGTGGGAGTTCCCGTCCGTTACCTGGGAGCCCTCAGAGCAGCTTCAGCGCAAGGCCCTGCTGCAGGAACTACAGCGTTGGGCTGGGCCCCTCCCAGCCACGCGCCTCCGGCACCTTGGGGAG GTTGTCCACACCTTCTCTCACATCAAGCTGACATATCAAGTATATGGTCTGGCCTTGGAAGGGCAGACCCCAGTGACCACCGTACCAGCAGGCGCTCGCTGGCTGACCCAGGAGGAATTTCACACCGCAGCTGTTTCCACCGCCATGAAAAAG GTTTTCCGTGTGTATCAGGGCCAACAGCCAGGGACCTGCAAG GGTTCCAAAAGGTCCCAGGTGTCCTCTCCGTGCAGTCGGAAAAAGCCCTGCATGGGCCAGCAAGTCCTGGATAATTTCTTTCGGCCTCACATCTCCACTGATGCACCCAACCTCAACAGTGCAGCCCAGTGA
- the MUTYH gene encoding adenine DNA glycosylase isoform X7 has product MRKPRAAVGSGHRKQAASQEGRQKHAKSNSQAKPSACDGLARQPEEVVLQASVSPYHLFRDVAEVTAFRGSLLSWYDQEKRDLPWRRRAEDEVDPDRRAYAVWVSEVMLQQTQVATVINYYTGWMQKWPTLQDLASASLEEVNQLWAGLGYYSRGRRLQEGARKVVEELGGHMPRTAETLQQLLPGVGRYTAGAIASIAFGQATGVVDGNVARVLCRVRAIGADPSSTLVSQRLWGLAQQLVDPARPGDFNQAAMELGATVCTPQRPLCSQCPVQSLCRARQRVEREQLLASWSLSGSPDVEECAPNTGQCQLCLPASEPWDQTLGVVNFPRKASRKPPREESSATCVLEQPGALGGAQILLVQRPNSGLLAGLWEFPSVTWEPSEQLQRKALLQELQRWAGPLPATRLRHLGEVVHTFSHIKLTYQVYGLALEGQTPVTTVPAGARWLTQEEFHTAAVSTAMKKVFRVYQGQQPGTCKGSKRSQVSSPCSRKKPCMGQQVLDNFFRPHISTDAPNLNSAAQ; this is encoded by the exons ATGAGGAAGCCACGAGCAGCCGTGGGAAGTGGTCACAGGAAGCAGGCAGCCAGCCAGGAAGGGAGGCAGAAGCATGCTAAGAGCAACAGTCAGGCCAAGCCTTCTGCCTGTGATG GCCTGGCCAGGCAGCCGGAAGAGGTGGTATTGCAGGCCTCTGTCTCCCCATACCATCTATTCAGAGACGTAGCTGAAGTCACAGCCTTCCGAGGGAGCCTGCTAAGCTGGTACGACCAAGAGAAGCGGGACTTACCATGGAGAAGACGG GCAGAAGATGAGGTGGACCCGGACAGGCGGGCATATGCTG TGTGGGTCTCAGAGGTCATGCTGCAGCAGACCCAGGTTGCCACTGTGATCAACTACTATACCGGATGGATGCAG AAGTGGCCTACACTGCAGGACCTGGCCAGTGCTTCCCTGGAG GAGGTGAATCAGCTCTGGGCTGGCCTGGGCTACTATTCTCGTGGCCGGCGGCTGCAGGAGGGAGCTCGGAAG GTGGTAGAGGAGCTAGGGGGCCACATGCCACGTACAGCAGAGACCCTGCAGCAGCTCCTGCCCGGCGTGGGGCGCTACACAGCTGGGGCCATTGCCTCTATTGCCTTTGGCCAG gcaacCGGTGTGGTGGATGGCAACGTAGCACGGGTGCTGTGCCGTGTCCGAGCCATTGGTGCTGATCCCAGCAGCACCCTTGTTTCCCAGCGGCTCTG GGGTCTAGCCCAGCAGCTGGTGGACCCAGCCCGGCCAGGAGATTTCAACCAAGCAGCCATGGAGCTAGGGGCCACAGTGTGTACCCCACAGCGCCCACTGTGCAGCCAGTGCCCTGTGCAGAGCCTGTGCCGGGCACGTCAGAGA GTGGAGCGGGAACAGCTCTTAGCCTCATGGAGCCTGTCGGGCAGTCCTGATGTGGAGGAGTGTG CTCCCAACACTGGACAGTGCCAGTTGTGCCTGCCTGCTTCAGAGCCCTGGGACCAGACCCTGGGAGTGGTCAACTTCCCCAGAAAGGCCAGCCGCAAGCCTCCCAGGGAGGAGAGCTCTGCCACCTGTGTTCTGGAACAGCCTGGGGCCCTTGGGGGTGCCCAAATTCTGCTGGTGCAGAGGCCCAACTCAG GTCTGCTGGCAGGACTGTGGGAGTTCCCGTCCGTTACCTGGGAGCCCTCAGAGCAGCTTCAGCGCAAGGCCCTGCTGCAGGAACTACAGCGTTGGGCTGGGCCCCTCCCAGCCACGCGCCTCCGGCACCTTGGGGAG GTTGTCCACACCTTCTCTCACATCAAGCTGACATATCAAGTATATGGTCTGGCCTTGGAAGGGCAGACCCCAGTGACCACCGTACCAGCAGGCGCTCGCTGGCTGACCCAGGAGGAATTTCACACCGCAGCTGTTTCCACCGCCATGAAAAAG GTTTTCCGTGTGTATCAGGGCCAACAGCCAGGGACCTGCAAG GGTTCCAAAAGGTCCCAGGTGTCCTCTCCGTGCAGTCGGAAAAAGCCCTGCATGGGCCAGCAAGTCCTGGATAATTTCTTTCGGCCTCACATCTCCACTGATGCACCCAACCTCAACAGTGCAGCCCAGTGA
- the MUTYH gene encoding adenine DNA glycosylase isoform X10, producing the protein MLQQTQVATVINYYTGWMQKWPTLQDLASASLEEVNQLWAGLGYYSRGRRLQEGARKVVEELGGHMPRTAETLQQLLPGVGRYTAGAIASIAFGQATGVVDGNVARVLCRVRAIGADPSSTLVSQRLWGLAQQLVDPARPGDFNQAAMELGATVCTPQRPLCSQCPVQSLCRARQRVEREQLLASWSLSGSPDVEECAPNTGQCQLCLPASEPWDQTLGVVNFPRKASRKPPREESSATCVLEQPGALGGAQILLVQRPNSGLLAGLWEFPSVTWEPSEQLQRKALLQELQRWAGPLPATRLRHLGEVVHTFSHIKLTYQVYGLALEGQTPVTTVPAGARWLTQEEFHTAAVSTAMKKVFRVYQGQQPGTCKGSKRSQVSSPCSRKKPCMGQQVLDNFFRPHISTDAPNLNSAAQ; encoded by the exons ATGCTGCAGCAGACCCAGGTTGCCACTGTGATCAACTACTATACCGGATGGATGCAG AAGTGGCCTACACTGCAGGACCTGGCCAGTGCTTCCCTGGAG GAGGTGAATCAGCTCTGGGCTGGCCTGGGCTACTATTCTCGTGGCCGGCGGCTGCAGGAGGGAGCTCGGAAG GTGGTAGAGGAGCTAGGGGGCCACATGCCACGTACAGCAGAGACCCTGCAGCAGCTCCTGCCCGGCGTGGGGCGCTACACAGCTGGGGCCATTGCCTCTATTGCCTTTGGCCAG gcaacCGGTGTGGTGGATGGCAACGTAGCACGGGTGCTGTGCCGTGTCCGAGCCATTGGTGCTGATCCCAGCAGCACCCTTGTTTCCCAGCGGCTCTG GGGTCTAGCCCAGCAGCTGGTGGACCCAGCCCGGCCAGGAGATTTCAACCAAGCAGCCATGGAGCTAGGGGCCACAGTGTGTACCCCACAGCGCCCACTGTGCAGCCAGTGCCCTGTGCAGAGCCTGTGCCGGGCACGTCAGAGA GTGGAGCGGGAACAGCTCTTAGCCTCATGGAGCCTGTCGGGCAGTCCTGATGTGGAGGAGTGTG CTCCCAACACTGGACAGTGCCAGTTGTGCCTGCCTGCTTCAGAGCCCTGGGACCAGACCCTGGGAGTGGTCAACTTCCCCAGAAAGGCCAGCCGCAAGCCTCCCAGGGAGGAGAGCTCTGCCACCTGTGTTCTGGAACAGCCTGGGGCCCTTGGGGGTGCCCAAATTCTGCTGGTGCAGAGGCCCAACTCAG GTCTGCTGGCAGGACTGTGGGAGTTCCCGTCCGTTACCTGGGAGCCCTCAGAGCAGCTTCAGCGCAAGGCCCTGCTGCAGGAACTACAGCGTTGGGCTGGGCCCCTCCCAGCCACGCGCCTCCGGCACCTTGGGGAG GTTGTCCACACCTTCTCTCACATCAAGCTGACATATCAAGTATATGGTCTGGCCTTGGAAGGGCAGACCCCAGTGACCACCGTACCAGCAGGCGCTCGCTGGCTGACCCAGGAGGAATTTCACACCGCAGCTGTTTCCACCGCCATGAAAAAG GTTTTCCGTGTGTATCAGGGCCAACAGCCAGGGACCTGCAAG GGTTCCAAAAGGTCCCAGGTGTCCTCTCCGTGCAGTCGGAAAAAGCCCTGCATGGGCCAGCAAGTCCTGGATAATTTCTTTCGGCCTCACATCTCCACTGATGCACCCAACCTCAACAGTGCAGCCCAGTGA
- the MUTYH gene encoding adenine DNA glycosylase isoform X6: MRKPRAAVGSGHRKQAASQEGRQKHAKSNSQAKPSACDAGLARQPEEVVLQASVSPYHLFRDVAEVTAFRGSLLSWYDQEKRDLPWRRRAEDEVDPDRRAYAVWVSEVMLQQTQVATVINYYTGWMQKWPTLQDLASASLEEVNQLWAGLGYYSRGRRLQEGARKVVEELGGHMPRTAETLQQLLPGVGRYTAGAIASIAFGQATGVVDGNVARVLCRVRAIGADPSSTLVSQRLWGLAQQLVDPARPGDFNQAAMELGATVCTPQRPLCSQCPVQSLCRARQRVEREQLLASWSLSGSPDVEECAPNTGQCQLCLPASEPWDQTLGVVNFPRKASRKPPREESSATCVLEQPGALGGAQILLVQRPNSGLLAGLWEFPSVTWEPSEQLQRKALLQELQRWAGPLPATRLRHLGEVVHTFSHIKLTYQVYGLALEGQTPVTTVPAGARWLTQEEFHTAAVSTAMKKVFRVYQGQQPGTCKGSKRSQVSSPCSRKKPCMGQQVLDNFFRPHISTDAPNLNSAAQ; encoded by the exons ATGAGGAAGCCACGAGCAGCCGTGGGAAGTGGTCACAGGAAGCAGGCAGCCAGCCAGGAAGGGAGGCAGAAGCATGCTAAGAGCAACAGTCAGGCCAAGCCTTCTGCCTGTGATG CAGGCCTGGCCAGGCAGCCGGAAGAGGTGGTATTGCAGGCCTCTGTCTCCCCATACCATCTATTCAGAGACGTAGCTGAAGTCACAGCCTTCCGAGGGAGCCTGCTAAGCTGGTACGACCAAGAGAAGCGGGACTTACCATGGAGAAGACGG GCAGAAGATGAGGTGGACCCGGACAGGCGGGCATATGCTG TGTGGGTCTCAGAGGTCATGCTGCAGCAGACCCAGGTTGCCACTGTGATCAACTACTATACCGGATGGATGCAG AAGTGGCCTACACTGCAGGACCTGGCCAGTGCTTCCCTGGAG GAGGTGAATCAGCTCTGGGCTGGCCTGGGCTACTATTCTCGTGGCCGGCGGCTGCAGGAGGGAGCTCGGAAG GTGGTAGAGGAGCTAGGGGGCCACATGCCACGTACAGCAGAGACCCTGCAGCAGCTCCTGCCCGGCGTGGGGCGCTACACAGCTGGGGCCATTGCCTCTATTGCCTTTGGCCAG gcaacCGGTGTGGTGGATGGCAACGTAGCACGGGTGCTGTGCCGTGTCCGAGCCATTGGTGCTGATCCCAGCAGCACCCTTGTTTCCCAGCGGCTCTG GGGTCTAGCCCAGCAGCTGGTGGACCCAGCCCGGCCAGGAGATTTCAACCAAGCAGCCATGGAGCTAGGGGCCACAGTGTGTACCCCACAGCGCCCACTGTGCAGCCAGTGCCCTGTGCAGAGCCTGTGCCGGGCACGTCAGAGA GTGGAGCGGGAACAGCTCTTAGCCTCATGGAGCCTGTCGGGCAGTCCTGATGTGGAGGAGTGTG CTCCCAACACTGGACAGTGCCAGTTGTGCCTGCCTGCTTCAGAGCCCTGGGACCAGACCCTGGGAGTGGTCAACTTCCCCAGAAAGGCCAGCCGCAAGCCTCCCAGGGAGGAGAGCTCTGCCACCTGTGTTCTGGAACAGCCTGGGGCCCTTGGGGGTGCCCAAATTCTGCTGGTGCAGAGGCCCAACTCAG GTCTGCTGGCAGGACTGTGGGAGTTCCCGTCCGTTACCTGGGAGCCCTCAGAGCAGCTTCAGCGCAAGGCCCTGCTGCAGGAACTACAGCGTTGGGCTGGGCCCCTCCCAGCCACGCGCCTCCGGCACCTTGGGGAG GTTGTCCACACCTTCTCTCACATCAAGCTGACATATCAAGTATATGGTCTGGCCTTGGAAGGGCAGACCCCAGTGACCACCGTACCAGCAGGCGCTCGCTGGCTGACCCAGGAGGAATTTCACACCGCAGCTGTTTCCACCGCCATGAAAAAG GTTTTCCGTGTGTATCAGGGCCAACAGCCAGGGACCTGCAAG GGTTCCAAAAGGTCCCAGGTGTCCTCTCCGTGCAGTCGGAAAAAGCCCTGCATGGGCCAGCAAGTCCTGGATAATTTCTTTCGGCCTCACATCTCCACTGATGCACCCAACCTCAACAGTGCAGCCCAGTGA
- the MUTYH gene encoding adenine DNA glycosylase isoform X1, translating to MTPLVSRLSRLWAIMRKPRAAVGSGHRKQAASQEGRQKHAKSNSQAKPSACDDCCVPRPWYPGYAGMIPECPGAPAGLARQPEEVVLQASVSPYHLFRDVAEVTAFRGSLLSWYDQEKRDLPWRRRAEDEVDPDRRAYAVWVSEVMLQQTQVATVINYYTGWMQKWPTLQDLASASLEEVNQLWAGLGYYSRGRRLQEGARKVVEELGGHMPRTAETLQQLLPGVGRYTAGAIASIAFGQATGVVDGNVARVLCRVRAIGADPSSTLVSQRLWGLAQQLVDPARPGDFNQAAMELGATVCTPQRPLCSQCPVQSLCRARQRVEREQLLASWSLSGSPDVEECAPNTGQCQLCLPASEPWDQTLGVVNFPRKASRKPPREESSATCVLEQPGALGGAQILLVQRPNSGLLAGLWEFPSVTWEPSEQLQRKALLQELQRWAGPLPATRLRHLGEVVHTFSHIKLTYQVYGLALEGQTPVTTVPAGARWLTQEEFHTAAVSTAMKKVFRVYQGQQPGTCKGSKRSQVSSPCSRKKPCMGQQVLDNFFRPHISTDAPNLNSAAQ from the exons ATGACACCGCTCGTCTCCCGCCTGAGTCGTCTGTGG GCCATCATGAGGAAGCCACGAGCAGCCGTGGGAAGTGGTCACAGGAAGCAGGCAGCCAGCCAGGAAGGGAGGCAGAAGCATGCTAAGAGCAACAGTCAGGCCAAGCCTTCTGCCTGTGATG actgctgtgtccCAAGACCCTGGTACCCAGGCTATGCAGGGATGATTCCTGAGTGTCCTGGGGCCCCAGCAGGCCTGGCCAGGCAGCCGGAAGAGGTGGTATTGCAGGCCTCTGTCTCCCCATACCATCTATTCAGAGACGTAGCTGAAGTCACAGCCTTCCGAGGGAGCCTGCTAAGCTGGTACGACCAAGAGAAGCGGGACTTACCATGGAGAAGACGG GCAGAAGATGAGGTGGACCCGGACAGGCGGGCATATGCTG TGTGGGTCTCAGAGGTCATGCTGCAGCAGACCCAGGTTGCCACTGTGATCAACTACTATACCGGATGGATGCAG AAGTGGCCTACACTGCAGGACCTGGCCAGTGCTTCCCTGGAG GAGGTGAATCAGCTCTGGGCTGGCCTGGGCTACTATTCTCGTGGCCGGCGGCTGCAGGAGGGAGCTCGGAAG GTGGTAGAGGAGCTAGGGGGCCACATGCCACGTACAGCAGAGACCCTGCAGCAGCTCCTGCCCGGCGTGGGGCGCTACACAGCTGGGGCCATTGCCTCTATTGCCTTTGGCCAG gcaacCGGTGTGGTGGATGGCAACGTAGCACGGGTGCTGTGCCGTGTCCGAGCCATTGGTGCTGATCCCAGCAGCACCCTTGTTTCCCAGCGGCTCTG GGGTCTAGCCCAGCAGCTGGTGGACCCAGCCCGGCCAGGAGATTTCAACCAAGCAGCCATGGAGCTAGGGGCCACAGTGTGTACCCCACAGCGCCCACTGTGCAGCCAGTGCCCTGTGCAGAGCCTGTGCCGGGCACGTCAGAGA GTGGAGCGGGAACAGCTCTTAGCCTCATGGAGCCTGTCGGGCAGTCCTGATGTGGAGGAGTGTG CTCCCAACACTGGACAGTGCCAGTTGTGCCTGCCTGCTTCAGAGCCCTGGGACCAGACCCTGGGAGTGGTCAACTTCCCCAGAAAGGCCAGCCGCAAGCCTCCCAGGGAGGAGAGCTCTGCCACCTGTGTTCTGGAACAGCCTGGGGCCCTTGGGGGTGCCCAAATTCTGCTGGTGCAGAGGCCCAACTCAG GTCTGCTGGCAGGACTGTGGGAGTTCCCGTCCGTTACCTGGGAGCCCTCAGAGCAGCTTCAGCGCAAGGCCCTGCTGCAGGAACTACAGCGTTGGGCTGGGCCCCTCCCAGCCACGCGCCTCCGGCACCTTGGGGAG GTTGTCCACACCTTCTCTCACATCAAGCTGACATATCAAGTATATGGTCTGGCCTTGGAAGGGCAGACCCCAGTGACCACCGTACCAGCAGGCGCTCGCTGGCTGACCCAGGAGGAATTTCACACCGCAGCTGTTTCCACCGCCATGAAAAAG GTTTTCCGTGTGTATCAGGGCCAACAGCCAGGGACCTGCAAG GGTTCCAAAAGGTCCCAGGTGTCCTCTCCGTGCAGTCGGAAAAAGCCCTGCATGGGCCAGCAAGTCCTGGATAATTTCTTTCGGCCTCACATCTCCACTGATGCACCCAACCTCAACAGTGCAGCCCAGTGA